A section of the Chryseobacterium scophthalmum genome encodes:
- a CDS encoding reprolysin-like metallopeptidase produces the protein MKKQLLVIGMLVSGISFAQTDRLWSESSSKTTSEIFENKSTINNPKIYSLDINGLKNALTKAPKRLAVGEKSEIIISFPNSDGKLEHFKVKENSNFDPQLAAKYPDIKSYVGEGMGDSNSTVYFSISPLGLSSMEIYGDKSAVFIEPYTKDLSTYVVYRKSDKKDDLNKFECTVIDVAQKGVSSIDNLAARPNADDAKLRTFRLALSSTGEYTTYFGGTKALALAAMNNTMTRVNGVFEKDFSARMVLIANNDAVIYTNASTDPYSAASGMSSWNSQLQSTLTSVIGEANYDVGHLFGASGGGGNAGCIGCVCVNGSKGSGYTSPADAIPSGDNFDIDYVAHELGHQFGGNHTFSHSNEGTGVNMEPGSGSTIMGYAGITGQDIQAHSDSFFHAVSIQQITDNIKAKTCPTSTNTGNAIPTANAGSDYTIPKGTPFMLTGSGTDANGDALTYIWEQMNNASSSQTGASSAASATKATGPTFRSWTPQTTPTRYFPRMASVLTGATTTAGSEITVEALSNVARTYNFRFTVRDNKSGGSGNNSDDAVITVNGTAGPFSVSSQNTATTYSGGTSQTITWNVAGTTANGVNAANVDILWSTDGGNTWTTLLSGTPNDGSQAVTIPNSSTTTGRIMVKGSNHIFFDVNNANITVNAGSGTSDTTPPTAPTLAASGTTSTSTNLSWSGATDNVAVTGYDVYQGASLVGSTTSTSYTVTSLTPSTTYSFTVKAKDAAGNNSVSSNTVSVTTLAGSVVTYCSAAATNTSDERIGNVSFGTINNTSTGTAGYENFTAISTNVTRGSAYMISVTPVWTSTKYSEAYAVYIDYNKDGDFTDSGELVWTKTGSQTSPVTGSITIPSTATLGNTRMRVMMQYNSVPSSSCGSYTYGQVEDYTLNIVSSGRGDDFNTKDLITDIKLYPNPARDILNVSNTTSEDYKIFDMGGKLINSGKLKEGSVNVSGLVKGAYVIQVGEVSKRFIKH, from the coding sequence ATGAAAAAACAACTATTGGTGATTGGAATGCTGGTTTCAGGTATTTCATTCGCTCAAACAGACCGTCTTTGGTCTGAAAGCTCTAGTAAAACAACTTCAGAAATTTTTGAGAACAAATCAACAATCAACAATCCGAAAATCTACAGTTTAGATATTAACGGGTTGAAAAATGCTTTAACAAAAGCTCCCAAAAGATTGGCTGTTGGAGAAAAATCAGAAATTATCATCTCTTTCCCAAATTCTGATGGAAAATTGGAACATTTCAAAGTAAAAGAAAACTCTAATTTCGATCCTCAGTTAGCTGCTAAATATCCTGATATCAAATCTTATGTTGGTGAAGGAATGGGAGATTCAAATTCTACAGTGTATTTCAGTATTTCTCCATTAGGTTTATCCTCTATGGAAATTTATGGTGATAAGTCTGCTGTTTTTATTGAACCTTACACAAAAGATCTTTCAACGTATGTCGTTTACAGAAAATCTGACAAAAAAGATGATCTTAATAAGTTTGAATGTACGGTAATCGATGTTGCTCAGAAAGGAGTTTCAAGTATTGATAATCTTGCAGCGAGACCGAATGCAGATGATGCAAAACTAAGAACATTCAGATTGGCTTTGTCTTCCACGGGAGAATACACTACCTATTTTGGAGGAACAAAAGCTCTTGCTTTAGCGGCAATGAACAACACGATGACTCGTGTAAACGGAGTTTTTGAAAAAGATTTTTCTGCAAGAATGGTTTTAATTGCCAATAATGACGCTGTAATTTATACCAATGCTTCTACGGATCCTTATTCTGCAGCTTCAGGAATGAGCAGCTGGAATTCTCAGCTTCAATCGACCTTGACTTCAGTAATTGGTGAAGCTAATTATGATGTAGGACATTTATTCGGAGCTTCCGGAGGTGGCGGAAACGCGGGTTGTATTGGTTGCGTTTGTGTAAACGGATCAAAAGGAAGCGGTTATACTTCTCCGGCAGATGCAATTCCTTCAGGAGATAATTTCGACATCGATTATGTGGCTCACGAATTGGGTCATCAGTTTGGTGGAAATCACACTTTCTCTCATTCTAACGAAGGAACAGGTGTTAACATGGAACCTGGTTCAGGATCGACCATTATGGGATATGCGGGAATTACGGGTCAGGATATTCAGGCGCACTCAGATTCTTTCTTTCATGCGGTGAGTATTCAGCAGATTACTGATAATATTAAAGCTAAAACTTGCCCAACAAGCACAAATACAGGAAATGCTATTCCTACAGCAAATGCGGGTTCGGATTATACGATTCCAAAAGGGACGCCGTTTATGTTGACGGGCTCGGGAACTGATGCTAATGGAGATGCTTTAACCTATATTTGGGAACAGATGAATAATGCGTCTTCTTCTCAAACCGGAGCAAGCTCGGCTGCAAGTGCTACAAAAGCGACTGGGCCAACTTTCAGATCGTGGACTCCACAAACAACTCCTACGAGATATTTCCCAAGAATGGCTTCTGTTTTAACGGGCGCGACAACAACGGCCGGCTCAGAAATTACAGTGGAGGCTTTATCTAATGTAGCAAGAACGTATAATTTTAGATTTACAGTTCGTGATAACAAATCAGGAGGTTCTGGAAACAATTCTGATGATGCTGTAATTACCGTTAATGGAACTGCAGGACCATTTAGTGTAAGTTCTCAAAATACAGCAACAACTTATTCAGGAGGGACTTCTCAAACGATAACCTGGAATGTTGCTGGAACTACCGCAAATGGTGTAAATGCTGCAAACGTAGATATTCTTTGGTCTACAGACGGTGGAAATACATGGACTACTCTACTTTCGGGAACTCCAAATGACGGTTCTCAGGCGGTGACGATTCCAAATTCTTCCACAACTACAGGAAGAATTATGGTAAAAGGTTCAAATCATATTTTCTTCGATGTAAACAATGCAAATATTACAGTAAATGCAGGTTCAGGAACTTCTGATACTACTCCACCAACAGCTCCGACTTTAGCGGCTTCGGGAACAACTTCTACAAGTACAAATCTTTCTTGGTCTGGCGCTACAGATAATGTTGCTGTAACAGGTTACGATGTTTATCAGGGGGCTTCATTGGTTGGTTCTACAACCTCTACTTCTTATACAGTAACAAGCTTAACGCCTTCTACAACGTATAGTTTTACAGTTAAAGCTAAAGATGCGGCAGGAAATAATTCTGTTTCAAGCAATACGGTTTCTGTAACGACGCTTGCTGGAAGTGTAGTTACTTATTGTTCTGCAGCAGCAACGAATACGTCAGATGAAAGAATCGGAAATGTAAGCTTTGGAACGATTAACAATACGTCAACAGGAACTGCAGGTTACGAAAACTTTACCGCAATTTCTACGAATGTAACAAGAGGTTCGGCTTATATGATTTCTGTAACTCCGGTTTGGACTTCAACTAAATATAGTGAAGCTTATGCGGTTTACATCGATTATAATAAAGATGGAGACTTTACAGACAGCGGAGAATTGGTTTGGACAAAAACTGGTTCGCAAACAAGTCCGGTAACAGGATCAATTACAATTCCGTCAACAGCAACTCTTGGTAATACGAGAATGAGAGTAATGATGCAGTATAATTCTGTACCATCATCTTCATGTGGTTCTTATACTTACGGACAGGTTGAAGATTACACTTTAAATATTGTTTCATCAGGAAGAGGTGACGATTTTAATACAAAAGATTTAATAACAGATATTAAATTGTATCCAAATCCCGCAAGAGATATTTTAAATGTTTCAAATACGACTAGTGAAGATTATAAAATCTTCGATATGGGTGGAAAACTAATCAATTCAGGAAAGCTCAAAGAAGGCTCGGTGAATGTAAGTGGTCTTGTAAAAGGTGCTTATGTAATCCAGGTGGGCGAAGTTTCTAAGCGATTTATTAAACACTAA
- a CDS encoding nucleoside triphosphate pyrophosphohydrolase family protein has translation MDKIDSLNQVAEFHTTFKAPILDTPQIPSQDRCDLRVELLQEELNELKQAIADNNIVEIADALCDLQYVLSGAVLEFGLGNKFVELFNEVQRSNMSKACDNEEQANETVEFYKEKEVESFYEKSGEKFNVYRKADHKVLKNKYYSPADLKTIIEN, from the coding sequence ATGGATAAAATTGACAGCCTGAACCAAGTAGCAGAATTCCACACCACTTTTAAAGCACCTATTTTAGATACTCCACAAATTCCTTCTCAGGATAGATGTGACTTGAGAGTTGAGCTTTTGCAGGAAGAATTAAATGAATTGAAGCAGGCTATTGCAGATAATAATATTGTAGAAATTGCTGATGCATTGTGTGATTTGCAGTATGTTTTGAGCGGTGCAGTTTTAGAATTCGGATTGGGGAATAAGTTTGTAGAGCTATTCAACGAAGTACAGCGTTCTAACATGTCTAAAGCTTGTGATAACGAAGAGCAGGCAAATGAAACGGTAGAATTTTACAAAGAAAAAGAAGTTGAATCTTTCTATGAAAAATCAGGAGAAAAATTCAATGTTTACAGAAAAGCAGATCATAAAGTATTGAAAAATAAATACTACTCTCCTGCCGATTTAAAAACAATTATTGAAAATTAA
- a CDS encoding TlpA family protein disulfide reductase encodes MRNNRNIICKKIITNIFTLSVLTLSMQQFNAQKVVVNREVETTNDGKMLLGNQLKEQFLKEPYSEWYAKEFNEYALDQKAVGELRKKNITSYNLIVFIGTWCEDSHRDFPRLMKILEEAKYPDSRLTIIAVNRKKESPTGDEVKYNVSKVPTIIVEKYGKEIGRIIEMPTTGYVERDLVEILKKDDGSVLKEIFKKEN; translated from the coding sequence ATGAGAAATAATAGAAATATAATTTGTAAAAAAATCATCACCAATATTTTTACTCTTTCAGTTCTTACTTTGTCTATGCAGCAGTTTAATGCTCAGAAAGTCGTAGTAAACAGAGAGGTGGAAACTACCAATGACGGAAAAATGCTTTTGGGAAATCAGCTTAAAGAGCAGTTTTTGAAAGAGCCATATTCGGAATGGTATGCAAAAGAATTTAATGAATATGCTTTAGATCAGAAAGCAGTTGGAGAACTGAGAAAAAAAAATATTACTTCTTATAATCTGATTGTTTTTATAGGAACCTGGTGCGAAGACAGCCACAGAGATTTTCCTAGACTGATGAAAATTCTGGAAGAAGCAAAATATCCGGACAGCAGATTGACGATTATTGCGGTGAACCGTAAAAAAGAATCTCCTACAGGTGATGAAGTTAAATATAATGTTTCAAAGGTTCCTACAATCATTGTCGAAAAATATGGCAAGGAAATTGGAAGAATCATAGAAATGCCGACTACGGGTTATGTAGAAAGAGACCTTGTAGAAATCTTAAAAAAAGATGACGGGTCGGTATTGAAAGAAATATTTAAAAAAGAAAATTGA
- a CDS encoding DUF4230 domain-containing protein, translated as MKNLKLIIPFVAGILLMLILFFSFKSCFKMSEKTEKSDYYILTNQISKMNKMVVLEQDFSAMQKTKFGYEFLGKEMTSNSIITYTKTNAQVSYDLNKMKIEVDSINKKLIITELPNADIRITPSVEIQSLDDSFINRISEQDIKNVQQKAKQAAIKSVDQNKLRSEGHQQLMENLNNIFVLAKALNYKIEDQTGKIGVLGL; from the coding sequence TTGAAAAATCTAAAATTAATTATTCCCTTTGTTGCGGGAATTCTTTTGATGCTGATTCTGTTTTTTAGTTTTAAGTCTTGTTTTAAAATGAGCGAAAAAACTGAAAAGTCCGATTATTATATTTTGACCAATCAGATCTCCAAAATGAACAAAATGGTGGTTTTGGAGCAGGATTTTTCTGCGATGCAGAAAACCAAATTTGGTTACGAATTTCTTGGGAAAGAAATGACGAGTAATAGCATTATTACTTATACCAAAACCAATGCGCAGGTTTCATATGATCTGAATAAAATGAAAATAGAAGTTGATTCTATTAACAAAAAACTGATTATTACAGAACTTCCCAATGCGGATATCAGAATTACGCCAAGTGTAGAAATTCAGTCGTTAGACGATTCTTTCATCAATAGGATTTCTGAGCAGGACATCAAAAATGTTCAGCAAAAAGCCAAACAAGCTGCTATAAAATCTGTAGATCAGAATAAATTAAGAAGTGAGGGTCATCAGCAATTGATGGAAAATCTTAATAATATTTTCGTTTTGGCAAAGGCTTTGAATTATAAGATAGAAGATCAAACCGGCAAAATCGGTGTTCTTGGACTCTAA
- the thrS gene encoding threonine--tRNA ligase yields MIKITLPDNSVREFEGATTPLDVAKSISEGLARNTISAVVNGTQVEITTPITTDSTVQLLTWNDDLGKKAFWHSSAHLLAQAILEFYPNAKLTIGPAIESGFYYDVDFGDETLSEKDFEKIEKKVLENAKKGSTFSLYPVSKEEALKTYADNPYKVELISNLNDGEITFVTHDNFTDLCRGGHIPNTGIVKAMKILNAAGAYWRGNEKNPQLTRVYGISFPKQKELTEYLELLEEAKRRDHRKLGKELGIFAFSEKVGAGLPLWLPKGTALRKKLENFLSDAQKKGGYEFVMSPHIGAKELYVTSGHWDKYGADSFQPIKTPNEGEEFMLKPMNCPHHCEIYKTSQWSYRDLPKRYAEFGTVYRYEQSGELHGLTRVRGFTQDDAHLFCTPDQLMDEFKKTIDLVLYVFGSLGFADFTAQISLRDPDNKEKYIGTDENWEKAENAIVTAAKEKGLNTVTEYGEAAFYGPKLDFMVKDALGRKWQLGTIQVDYNLPERFDLTYIGSDNEKHRPVMIHRAPFGSMERFIAILLENTAGDFPLWLAPDQFTILPISEKYVDYAKKVSQLLENHDISGLIDDRNEKTGKKIRDAELKKIPFMIVVGENEEKDGTISVRRRGEGDLGAMNLEDFVAYFKEASKTAVEYQA; encoded by the coding sequence ATGATAAAAATTACACTTCCAGACAATAGCGTCAGAGAATTTGAAGGAGCAACTACTCCTTTGGATGTGGCAAAATCTATAAGCGAGGGATTGGCTAGAAACACCATTTCCGCAGTTGTAAACGGCACACAAGTCGAAATTACCACGCCTATAACCACAGATTCTACGGTACAGCTTTTGACATGGAATGATGATCTTGGTAAGAAAGCCTTTTGGCACTCTTCTGCTCACCTTTTGGCGCAGGCTATCCTTGAATTTTATCCAAATGCTAAGTTAACGATTGGTCCAGCCATCGAAAGCGGTTTCTATTATGATGTAGATTTTGGTGACGAAACATTATCTGAAAAAGATTTCGAAAAAATCGAAAAGAAAGTTTTAGAAAATGCTAAAAAAGGATCAACGTTCTCATTATACCCGGTTTCTAAAGAAGAAGCTTTAAAAACGTATGCAGACAATCCTTACAAAGTAGAATTGATCTCTAATCTTAATGATGGGGAAATCACTTTTGTAACACACGATAACTTCACAGATCTTTGTCGCGGTGGTCACATTCCAAATACAGGAATTGTGAAAGCGATGAAAATCTTAAATGCTGCAGGAGCGTATTGGAGAGGAAATGAGAAAAACCCTCAGTTAACAAGAGTTTATGGTATTTCTTTCCCAAAACAGAAAGAACTGACTGAGTATCTTGAGTTATTAGAAGAAGCTAAAAGAAGAGATCACAGAAAATTAGGTAAAGAATTAGGGATTTTTGCTTTCTCAGAAAAAGTAGGTGCAGGTTTACCACTTTGGTTACCAAAAGGGACCGCTTTGAGAAAAAAATTAGAAAATTTCCTTTCTGATGCTCAGAAAAAAGGGGGTTACGAATTTGTAATGTCTCCTCACATCGGAGCTAAAGAATTGTATGTAACTTCAGGACACTGGGATAAATATGGAGCAGACAGCTTCCAGCCGATTAAAACTCCAAATGAAGGAGAAGAATTTATGCTGAAGCCTATGAACTGTCCGCATCACTGTGAGATTTACAAAACTTCACAATGGAGTTACAGAGATTTGCCAAAAAGATATGCGGAATTTGGTACAGTTTACAGATACGAGCAAAGTGGTGAGCTTCACGGCTTAACGAGAGTTCGTGGGTTTACTCAGGATGATGCGCATCTTTTCTGTACTCCGGATCAGTTGATGGACGAGTTTAAGAAAACAATTGATTTGGTTCTTTATGTTTTCGGTTCTTTAGGTTTTGCAGACTTTACTGCTCAGATTTCTTTGAGAGATCCTGATAACAAAGAAAAGTACATCGGAACTGATGAAAACTGGGAGAAAGCAGAAAACGCAATCGTAACTGCAGCCAAAGAAAAAGGCTTGAATACTGTTACAGAATATGGTGAAGCTGCATTCTACGGTCCTAAGTTAGATTTCATGGTGAAAGATGCTTTAGGAAGAAAATGGCAGTTAGGAACAATCCAGGTAGATTATAATTTACCGGAAAGATTTGACCTTACTTACATCGGAAGCGATAACGAGAAGCACAGACCAGTGATGATTCACAGAGCGCCGTTTGGTTCTATGGAGCGTTTCATCGCAATCTTATTAGAAAATACTGCCGGAGATTTCCCATTATGGTTGGCTCCGGATCAGTTTACAATATTACCAATCAGTGAAAAATATGTAGATTATGCTAAAAAAGTTTCACAACTTTTAGAAAATCACGATATTAGCGGTCTGATTGACGATAGAAATGAGAAAACGGGTAAAAAGATCCGTGATGCCGAATTGAAGAAGATCCCATTCATGATTGTAGTGGGAGAAAATGAAGAAAAGGATGGCACAATTTCTGTAAGAAGACGTGGAGAAGGAGATTTGGGAGCAATGAACCTTGAAGATTTTGTCGCTTATTTTAAAGAAGCTTCAAAAACTGCGGTTGAGTACCAAGCTTAA
- the infC gene encoding translation initiation factor IF-3 → MINDKIRVRELRLVGDNVEPGIFPIDKARQIAKEQELDLVVISDKAEPFIARILDYKKFLYEQKKKQKELKAKQIKVVVKEIRFGPQTDEHDYEFKKKHAEKFLEEGSKLKTYVFFKGRSIIFKDQGEILLLKLAQELEHVGKVDQLPKLEGKRMIMMMSPKKPAK, encoded by the coding sequence ATGATAAACGACAAGATTCGCGTAAGAGAACTTCGTTTAGTGGGCGATAACGTAGAGCCAGGAATTTTCCCTATCGATAAAGCAAGACAGATTGCTAAAGAACAGGAACTTGATTTGGTTGTAATTTCAGATAAAGCTGAGCCTTTTATTGCGAGAATATTAGACTATAAAAAGTTTTTATACGAGCAAAAGAAAAAGCAGAAAGAGCTTAAAGCAAAACAGATCAAAGTTGTCGTGAAGGAAATCCGTTTCGGACCTCAGACTGACGAACATGATTATGAGTTTAAGAAAAAACATGCTGAAAAGTTCTTGGAAGAAGGTTCTAAACTGAAAACATACGTATTTTTCAAAGGACGTTCTATTATCTTTAAAGATCAGGGTGAAATTTTACTTTTAAAACTGGCTCAGGAATTGGAGCACGTTGGTAAAGTAGATCAGTTGCCTAAACTTGAAGGTAAAAGAATGATTATGATGATGAGTCCTAAGAAACCAGCTAAATAA
- a CDS encoding alpha/beta fold hydrolase has translation MSTLKLQDGTEIFYKDWGKGQSLFFHHGWPLSSDDWDAQMFFFLEQGYRVIAHDRRGHGRSEQTPYGHDMDTYASDVAEIVKALDLKNVIHIGHSTGGGEVIRYVAKHGEGRVAKAVLVSAVTPIMVQNENNPNGVPMSVFDDIRNNTAKHRQQFYINLTFPFYGYNREGANVSEGIQRNWWRQGMNGSIKAHFDCIKAFSETDFTEDLKSVDVPVLVMHGEDDQIVPFETTGKIAATLLKNGKLISYPGFPHGMPTTEAETINKDLLEFIRS, from the coding sequence ATGAGTACACTTAAATTACAGGACGGAACAGAAATTTTTTACAAAGATTGGGGAAAAGGTCAGTCTTTATTTTTTCACCACGGATGGCCATTGTCAAGCGACGATTGGGATGCACAAATGTTTTTCTTCCTTGAGCAAGGTTATAGAGTAATTGCTCATGATAGAAGAGGTCATGGTAGATCTGAACAGACTCCTTACGGACATGATATGGATACTTACGCTTCTGATGTTGCAGAAATTGTAAAAGCTCTAGATTTGAAAAATGTCATTCATATCGGTCATTCTACCGGAGGTGGTGAAGTGATAAGATATGTTGCTAAACATGGTGAGGGCAGAGTAGCAAAAGCCGTTTTGGTAAGTGCTGTTACGCCGATTATGGTGCAGAACGAAAATAATCCTAATGGTGTACCGATGTCAGTTTTCGATGATATCAGAAATAATACAGCAAAACATAGACAGCAGTTTTATATCAACCTAACTTTCCCTTTTTACGGATACAACAGAGAAGGAGCCAATGTTTCTGAAGGTATTCAGAGAAACTGGTGGAGACAGGGAATGAATGGCTCGATTAAAGCACATTTCGACTGCATCAAGGCTTTTTCTGAAACCGATTTTACTGAAGATTTAAAAAGTGTGGATGTTCCGGTTTTGGTAATGCACGGCGAAGATGATCAAATTGTTCCTTTTGAAACGACGGGTAAAATTGCCGCTACTCTATTGAAAAACGGAAAACTTATTTCATATCCCGGTTTCCCACACGGAATGCCGACAACAGAAGCAGAAACGATCAACAAAGATCTACTGGAATTTATCAGATCTTAA